In the genome of Desulfofarcimen acetoxidans DSM 771, one region contains:
- a CDS encoding phage tail tube protein yields the protein MAALDSFRTINGSYGAVYENGEWLTNFNKMSAKVEIQKQELKLSGDRWVRHKVTGLKGTGTISGFKVTSRMTTLNQAVTLDNRAVTTRTELISKTDDPEAFGFERVRLKNVIFDLLQLVEWEAGNVCPEELAFTFEEWEPLDPIANVFENRG from the coding sequence ATGGCGGCTTTGGATAGTTTTCGCACCATAAATGGCTCTTATGGTGCAGTATATGAAAACGGCGAGTGGCTGACTAACTTTAATAAAATGTCGGCCAAGGTGGAAATCCAAAAGCAAGAATTAAAACTTTCAGGGGACAGATGGGTTCGCCACAAGGTAACTGGCTTAAAGGGTACAGGGACTATTTCTGGTTTTAAGGTAACCAGCCGGATGACTACTCTTAATCAGGCGGTTACTCTGGACAACCGGGCGGTAACGACCCGTACCGAGTTAATCAGCAAGACTGATGACCCTGAGGCGTTCGGATTTGAGCGAGTCCGGCTTAAAAATGTCATTTTTGACTTGTTGCAGCTTGTGGAGTGGGAGGCTGGCAATGTTTGCCCGGAAGAACTGGCTTTCACTTTTGAAGAGTGGGAACCGCTGGACCCAATTGCTAATGTATTTGAGAATAGGGGGTAA
- a CDS encoding phage tail assembly chaperone has translation MDFDQLTEEQILQRMLDAEDVPEKVYPLNRLGIPVKLRGLKGQKVFALREECTFRSEKRGRIQERLDDEAFQCKLITVATISPKWDHPKLLEKYRASSAEGVLKKMLLAGELAALGDAVLDLSGFGIELEEVKN, from the coding sequence ATGGATTTTGATCAACTAACTGAAGAGCAGATTCTCCAGAGAATGCTTGATGCTGAAGATGTGCCGGAAAAAGTATACCCGCTGAATAGGCTAGGTATTCCGGTTAAACTACGGGGTTTGAAGGGACAGAAGGTATTTGCCCTGCGTGAGGAATGTACTTTCCGGTCGGAAAAGCGTGGCAGGATTCAGGAGAGACTGGATGATGAGGCGTTCCAGTGTAAATTAATTACTGTGGCTACTATATCACCTAAATGGGATCACCCGAAACTGCTGGAGAAATACCGGGCCAGCAGTGCGGAAGGTGTGCTTAAGAAGATGCTGCTGGCAGGTGAACTGGCGGCTTTGGGTGACGCGGTTCTGGATCTTTCCGGATTCGGAATTGAACTGGAAGAAGTAAAAAACTAA